One Owenweeksia hongkongensis DSM 17368 genomic region harbors:
- a CDS encoding polyprenol monophosphomannose synthase, which produces MSNAVVVIPTYNEKDNIEPMIRKVFSLSRPFDVLIVDDGSPDGTADIVQRLQKEYGEELHLMQRGAKKGLGTAYLDAFKWGLERDFEYFFEMDCDFSHNPEDLVRLYETCANEGYDVAIGSRYIKGVNVVNWPMSRVLLSFFASRYVRIILGIPVEDTTAGFMCYRRAVLERIKFNSIKFVGYAFQIEMKYVAFKLGFKIKEIPVIFTDRAVGTSKMSNNIIREAVFGVLQLKMRNIMKRYK; this is translated from the coding sequence TTGTCTAACGCTGTAGTAGTAATTCCCACTTACAACGAGAAGGATAACATAGAACCTATGATTCGCAAGGTTTTTTCCCTCTCACGTCCGTTTGACGTCCTCATTGTAGATGACGGATCGCCTGACGGAACAGCTGATATTGTGCAGCGTTTGCAAAAAGAATATGGCGAAGAGCTTCATCTGATGCAGCGTGGAGCCAAAAAAGGTTTGGGTACAGCTTATCTAGATGCTTTTAAGTGGGGGCTAGAGCGTGATTTTGAATATTTCTTTGAGATGGATTGCGACTTCTCACACAACCCTGAAGACTTAGTAAGGCTTTACGAAACTTGCGCCAACGAGGGCTATGACGTAGCCATTGGCTCAAGATATATAAAGGGTGTGAATGTGGTAAACTGGCCGATGAGCAGGGTATTACTAAGCTTTTTTGCGTCAAGATATGTCCGTATAATTTTAGGTATACCTGTAGAAGACACTACGGCAGGATTTATGTGTTACCGCAGGGCGGTGCTTGAGCGCATCAAATTTAACAGCATCAAATTTGTTGGTTACGCATTTCAGATAGAAATGAAATACGTAGCTTTTAAACTTGGATTTAAAATCAAGGAAATACCTGTGATCTTCACTGATCGTGCAGTGGGTACTTCCAAGATGTCGAACAATATTATTCGCGAAGCAGTTTTTGGGGTATTACAGCTTAAGATGCGTAATATCATGAAGAGGTATAAATAA
- the hemW gene encoding radical SAM family heme chaperone HemW has protein sequence MSGIYIHIPFCSKACVYCDFHFSTSLSKKKEVMDAICKEIELQKHYLEDKNINSIYFGGGTPSLMNSEEWEPVFEAIDIHFDISRDAEITLEANPDDLTKGKLKQLYSSPFNRLSIGVQSFDEEDLQFMNRSHNALQAKQCIEEAHHVGFDNLTIDLIYGMPGRSEEHWEKQLMQALEFDLPHISAYALTVEKETVLENWIKKGKVQPVDEVLAERNYYFLGKILERAGYEHYEVSNFAKPGMRAKHNSAYWQGVPYLGLGPSAHSFNGDSRQWNVSNNHLYVKAIQEDDVPMEKETLSVADRFNEMVMTSLRRCEGIDLNKVDHDFGADFTEHLFEEAKLMMKSGKLVHENRHLFIPDIHRFFSDGIASSLFYI, from the coding sequence TTGTCAGGCATATATATCCACATTCCGTTTTGTAGTAAAGCATGCGTTTACTGCGATTTTCATTTTTCCACTTCTTTGAGCAAAAAGAAGGAGGTGATGGACGCTATTTGTAAAGAAATAGAGCTTCAGAAACATTACCTGGAAGATAAAAATATCAATAGTATTTATTTTGGAGGCGGCACGCCATCCTTGATGAACAGTGAAGAATGGGAGCCTGTGTTTGAAGCCATTGATATACATTTCGACATATCACGCGATGCAGAAATTACACTTGAAGCGAATCCGGACGACCTTACTAAAGGAAAATTAAAGCAGCTTTATAGTTCACCGTTCAACAGGCTTTCTATCGGTGTGCAATCTTTTGATGAGGAAGATTTGCAGTTTATGAATAGGTCGCACAATGCGCTGCAAGCCAAACAATGTATTGAAGAGGCACACCATGTAGGTTTTGATAATCTAACGATTGATTTGATTTACGGAATGCCAGGTCGGAGTGAAGAGCATTGGGAAAAACAGCTTATGCAAGCTTTAGAATTTGACCTACCGCATATTTCGGCTTATGCCCTTACTGTAGAAAAAGAAACGGTGCTTGAAAACTGGATAAAGAAGGGTAAGGTGCAACCCGTGGATGAGGTGTTGGCTGAGCGCAATTATTATTTTTTAGGTAAGATACTGGAGCGAGCTGGGTATGAGCATTATGAAGTTTCAAACTTTGCAAAACCGGGAATGCGCGCCAAGCATAATTCCGCTTACTGGCAAGGTGTTCCCTATTTAGGTTTGGGGCCATCGGCTCATTCTTTTAATGGTGATTCACGCCAGTGGAACGTGTCTAATAATCATCTTTACGTTAAGGCCATTCAGGAAGATGATGTGCCAATGGAAAAAGAAACCTTATCGGTGGCTGATCGTTTTAACGAGATGGTGATGACCTCTTTGCGAAGATGCGAAGGGATTGATTTAAATAAAGTGGATCACGATTTTGGGGCAGATTTTACCGAGCACCTTTTTGAAGAAGCAAAGCTCATGATGAAATCGGGTAAGTTGGTTCATGAGAACCGACATCTTTTTATTCCGGATATACATCGCTTTTTTAGTGATGGTATTGCTTCGTCACTTTTCTATATTTGA
- the tyrS gene encoding tyrosine--tRNA ligase, with protein sequence MKKNFVEELRWRGMLHDIMPGTEEMLEKEMASAYVGIDPTADSLHIGHLVGVMMLKHFQRAGHRPLALIGGATGMIGDPSGKSKERNLLTEEDLRHNQASIQKQLERFLDFTSDEPNAAKLVNNYDWMKNFSFLDFIRDIGKHLTVNYMMAKDSVKKRLTSEDAEGMSFTEFTYQLVQGYDFLHLYREMNCKLQMGGSDQWGNITTGTELIRRKAQGTAFALTCPLITKADGTKFGKTEEGNVWLDKKLTSPYKFYQFWLNTSDDDAERYIKIFTMLDENEISSLVTAHKGAPHERALQKKLAEEMTTMVHSEEDLENALKASEILFGKATEDSLRNIDGETLADIFSGVPQFEITAAELNDGLDIIAFGAQQTQIFSSNGEARKMIQANGFSINKNKVTLEKKITQDDVISGQYILAQKGKKNYFLIKVI encoded by the coding sequence ATGAAGAAAAATTTTGTAGAAGAGTTACGTTGGAGAGGCATGCTCCATGATATTATGCCCGGAACTGAAGAGATGCTTGAAAAAGAAATGGCTTCGGCCTATGTGGGCATCGACCCTACTGCCGACTCTTTACACATTGGTCATTTGGTGGGAGTAATGATGTTGAAGCATTTTCAACGTGCAGGCCACCGTCCATTAGCTCTTATCGGTGGTGCTACAGGTATGATTGGCGACCCTTCCGGTAAAAGTAAGGAGCGCAATCTGCTGACGGAAGAAGACCTCCGCCACAACCAGGCATCTATCCAAAAGCAATTAGAGCGCTTTCTTGATTTTACATCTGACGAGCCCAATGCCGCCAAGTTGGTAAACAACTACGATTGGATGAAGAACTTTAGCTTCCTTGATTTTATCCGAGACATCGGTAAGCACCTTACGGTAAATTACATGATGGCTAAAGATTCTGTAAAAAAACGTCTTACCAGCGAAGATGCTGAGGGAATGTCTTTCACAGAGTTTACCTACCAATTGGTACAAGGTTATGATTTTCTTCACCTTTACAGGGAAATGAACTGCAAGTTGCAAATGGGCGGTTCGGATCAGTGGGGAAATATTACCACCGGTACTGAACTCATTCGCAGAAAAGCGCAAGGAACTGCATTTGCCCTTACCTGCCCACTTATTACCAAAGCTGATGGAACCAAATTCGGGAAAACAGAAGAAGGTAATGTGTGGCTAGATAAGAAACTGACCAGCCCATACAAGTTTTACCAATTTTGGCTAAACACTTCTGATGATGATGCTGAGCGCTATATCAAGATTTTCACCATGCTGGATGAAAACGAAATCAGCAGCTTGGTAACTGCGCACAAAGGAGCTCCACATGAGCGTGCCCTACAAAAGAAGTTAGCGGAGGAAATGACCACCATGGTCCATTCTGAAGAAGATTTGGAGAACGCTCTTAAGGCTTCTGAAATCCTTTTTGGAAAAGCTACAGAAGATTCACTTCGCAATATTGATGGAGAAACCCTGGCTGATATTTTTTCCGGTGTACCTCAATTTGAAATTACTGCTGCCGAACTTAATGATGGATTGGACATAATTGCCTTTGGGGCACAGCAAACGCAAATTTTTAGTTCTAATGGTGAAGCCCGCAAAATGATTCAGGCTAATGGCTTTAGCATCAACAAAAATAAAGTGACTTTGGAAAAGAAGATTACTCAGGATGATGTAATCAGTGGCCAATACATTCTTGCTCAAAAGGGGAAGAAGAACTATTTCCTCATTAAGGTAATATGA
- a CDS encoding dihydroorotase — MKRVLIKNARIVNEGKVFDGDLLVEDGRIAKIDKHLSQINSDTHLIDANGKYLIPGVIDDQVHFREPGLTNKATIASESRAAIAGGITSYIEQPNTRPAAVTLDILEDKYKIATQDSVANFAFNFGATNDNVDEIKKINPKLIPGVKVFMGSSTGNMLVDHENALNAIFSESPVPVITHCEDESIISFNFEQYKDRYGDNIPIEFHPDIRSREACLKSSSFAVELAKKHGTRLHIFHISTAEETELFTKEPLDKKMITAEACVHHLWFSAEDYAEKGTLIKWNPAVKEVSDRDAILKAVLDGRIDVIATDHAPHTLEEKLQPYTSAPSGGPLVQHALPAMMEFVRDEQMTIQTLVTKMCHNPATIFKVKDRGFIREGYFADLVILDPSRPWAVNKDNILYKCKWSPFEGVTFRSRVTHTLVNGNVVFDNGKINDSKKGMRLEFDR; from the coding sequence ATGAAAAGAGTCCTGATAAAAAATGCCAGGATAGTAAATGAGGGTAAAGTGTTTGATGGTGATTTGCTGGTAGAAGATGGCCGCATTGCCAAAATTGATAAGCACCTTAGCCAAATAAACAGCGACACCCATTTGATAGATGCCAATGGCAAATATCTTATCCCGGGAGTTATTGATGATCAGGTTCACTTTCGTGAGCCCGGACTTACCAATAAGGCTACCATTGCCTCTGAATCAAGAGCTGCCATTGCAGGTGGTATCACTTCTTATATTGAGCAACCCAACACTCGTCCGGCAGCGGTTACACTAGATATTCTTGAAGATAAATACAAGATTGCCACGCAAGACTCGGTGGCCAACTTTGCCTTCAACTTTGGTGCGACCAATGACAATGTTGACGAAATCAAAAAGATAAATCCAAAGCTTATACCAGGGGTAAAAGTATTTATGGGAAGCAGCACTGGAAACATGTTGGTAGATCATGAAAATGCATTGAATGCCATTTTTAGCGAAAGCCCGGTACCGGTAATTACTCACTGTGAAGATGAAAGTATAATCAGCTTCAACTTTGAGCAATATAAAGATCGTTATGGCGATAACATTCCGATTGAATTTCACCCGGACATCCGTAGTCGCGAGGCTTGTTTAAAGTCTTCCAGCTTTGCTGTGGAGCTTGCTAAAAAGCACGGAACGCGTCTACATATTTTCCACATAAGTACAGCTGAAGAAACTGAGCTATTTACCAAAGAGCCGCTTGACAAAAAAATGATTACTGCCGAGGCATGCGTTCATCATCTTTGGTTCTCTGCTGAAGATTATGCTGAAAAAGGAACACTCATAAAGTGGAACCCTGCGGTAAAAGAAGTTTCTGATCGTGATGCTATTTTGAAAGCAGTGCTAGACGGCCGAATTGATGTAATTGCTACTGACCACGCCCCACACACGCTTGAGGAAAAATTACAACCCTACACCAGCGCCCCGAGCGGTGGTCCTTTGGTGCAACATGCTTTACCTGCCATGATGGAGTTTGTGCGTGATGAGCAAATGACCATCCAAACTTTGGTAACCAAAATGTGCCACAATCCAGCAACTATCTTTAAAGTAAAAGACAGAGGGTTTATTCGCGAAGGGTATTTTGCTGATTTGGTGATTTTAGACCCATCGCGCCCATGGGCTGTGAATAAGGACAACATTTTGTACAAGTGTAAATGGTCACCATTTGAAGGGGTTACTTTCCGCTCACGCGTTACTCACACTTTGGTGAATGGTAATGTGGTATTTGATAATGGTAAAATCAACGATAGCAAAAAAGGGATGCGCCTTGAATTTGACCGCTAA
- a CDS encoding RNA polymerase sigma factor, with protein MLDQSHTITEANLIEEFTAGNEAALSFIYDAYSGALYGVLLQMTRNSDLSRDLLQETFIKIWKYHAKYDATKGALYTWMLNLTRNNCIDYLRSKRNKNQNQNQELDNHVYAFESHSGFSPDHIGLKEVVDSLPAEQKQVIDLAYFGGYTQKEISEEFDIPLGTVKSRAKAGMEKLRKFFKPEN; from the coding sequence TTGCTAGATCAATCACACACAATTACCGAAGCAAACCTCATTGAGGAATTTACAGCTGGTAATGAAGCTGCGCTGAGCTTTATATATGACGCCTATTCCGGTGCGTTGTACGGGGTGCTTTTGCAAATGACGCGCAATAGCGACCTCAGCCGCGACCTCCTCCAAGAAACTTTTATTAAAATCTGGAAGTACCATGCCAAGTACGATGCCACCAAGGGTGCGTTGTACACGTGGATGCTAAACCTTACTCGCAATAATTGCATTGACTATTTGCGTTCTAAGAGAAATAAAAACCAGAACCAAAACCAAGAGCTGGATAATCACGTATATGCATTTGAAAGCCACTCAGGTTTTAGTCCCGATCACATCGGGCTTAAAGAAGTTGTGGACAGCCTTCCGGCCGAACAAAAACAAGTGATTGACCTCGCCTATTTTGGCGGGTATACACAGAAAGAAATTTCTGAAGAATTTGACATTCCATTGGGGACAGTGAAGAGTAGAGCCAAAGCTGGCATGGAGAAGCTGCGCAAATTTTTTAAACCGGAAAACTAA
- a CDS encoding DUF4296 domain-containing protein — MNLTAKLIPIVLFALVSCGNPVEVIVPEGTVSDSMMVKILTDFHLVEGAKVGNKIMGDTIPATVYTAKVYQKYNLTEAEFEKSFRFYTSNPDLMEGIYEKVIENLNKIEATAPRSSVQDDIMREQTTIARPLSDITKKVKAQNDSLNDSTKKGQEE; from the coding sequence TTGAATTTGACCGCTAAGCTAATTCCGATAGTATTATTTGCACTGGTTTCCTGTGGCAATCCTGTAGAAGTAATTGTTCCTGAGGGCACTGTTTCTGACTCTATGATGGTGAAAATCCTAACCGATTTTCACTTGGTAGAAGGCGCTAAGGTGGGGAACAAAATAATGGGAGATACTATTCCGGCTACAGTTTATACAGCCAAGGTTTATCAAAAGTACAATCTTACCGAAGCAGAGTTTGAAAAGAGTTTTCGATTTTACACCTCCAATCCAGATTTGATGGAGGGGATTTATGAAAAGGTAATTGAAAACCTAAATAAGATAGAGGCTACTGCTCCTCGCTCTTCTGTTCAGGATGATATTATGCGCGAGCAAACCACTATTGCACGGCCTTTAAGTGATATTACGAAGAAAGTAAAGGCTCAAAACGATTCGCTTAATGACTCAACAAAAAAAGGTCAGGAAGAATAA
- a CDS encoding sensor histidine kinase — protein sequence MDFYGKKNLWKFILFMFAVLIGAATLWYTESFLDELRDQEVIKVKQFGLAMSNIILAENNSNIIFEQEFIQSNNTIPIIIVNEGGGVVMSRNVDLQKSKDPKWLANKMAEMEAEFTPIEIKVSDEITQYLYYQNSILLTKLRYYPFVLLGVISLFIIIAYIAFSNARKSEQNQVWNGLAKETAHQIGTPLSSLMGWMELLRAKETEQVMVEEMEKDINRLNTITDRFSKIGSKPSISNQDIVAITEESVSYLKARSPRKVEVIFNAEEAGASALSVKLNKPLYEWVIENLVRNAIDALEGAGKIEVRISDMGKRVKIEVEDNGKGIPVNKQKTIFRPGFTTKSRGWGLGLSLAKRIIEEYHGGKIFVAQSDPGRATIFRILLDKET from the coding sequence ATGGATTTTTACGGAAAAAAGAACCTTTGGAAATTTATACTTTTCATGTTTGCGGTGCTAATTGGTGCTGCTACTTTGTGGTACACGGAGTCCTTTTTGGATGAGTTACGCGATCAGGAGGTGATCAAAGTAAAGCAGTTTGGATTAGCCATGAGTAATATTATTCTAGCGGAGAATAATAGTAATATAATTTTTGAGCAGGAGTTCATTCAGTCAAACAATACGATACCTATTATTATAGTAAATGAGGGTGGCGGTGTAGTTATGAGCAGGAATGTTGATCTACAAAAGAGTAAAGATCCTAAGTGGCTTGCCAATAAAATGGCGGAAATGGAGGCTGAGTTTACGCCAATTGAAATTAAGGTGTCAGATGAGATTACTCAATACCTGTATTATCAAAACTCAATACTACTTACCAAGTTGAGGTATTATCCTTTTGTGCTTTTAGGTGTAATATCCTTATTCATTATTATAGCATATATAGCCTTTAGCAATGCACGTAAAAGCGAGCAAAATCAGGTGTGGAATGGTTTGGCAAAAGAAACAGCTCATCAAATAGGAACTCCACTTTCGTCATTGATGGGGTGGATGGAGTTGCTTCGCGCGAAAGAAACCGAACAGGTGATGGTAGAAGAGATGGAGAAGGACATTAACCGTCTTAACACAATTACCGATCGATTTTCTAAAATTGGCTCTAAGCCGTCAATTTCTAATCAAGATATTGTGGCGATTACTGAGGAGTCAGTTTCTTACCTAAAGGCTCGAAGTCCAAGGAAAGTAGAGGTGATTTTTAATGCTGAGGAGGCTGGGGCGTCAGCGCTAAGTGTAAAACTAAACAAACCCTTATATGAGTGGGTGATTGAAAACTTGGTAAGAAACGCCATTGATGCACTGGAAGGAGCCGGAAAAATTGAAGTACGCATAAGCGATATGGGTAAGCGCGTAAAAATTGAAGTAGAGGATAATGGAAAGGGTATTCCTGTAAACAAGCAAAAAACAATTTTTAGGCCTGGATTTACTACCAAGAGCAGAGGTTGGGGTCTGGGACTCAGTCTTGCCAAACGAATAATTGAAGAATATCACGGTGGAAAAATATTTGTTGCACAATCAGACCCCGGTAGAGCCACAATTTTCCGTATTTTGTTGGATAAAGAAACCTAG
- a CDS encoding NAD-dependent epimerase/dehydratase family protein, producing the protein MDETILVTGATGMLGAHVLYELTSAGKAVRAAYRDEAKQDLVAKIFSYYTDSPQKLLDKVHWVQADLMNIADVEDAMSGISEVYHCAALVSFDDRDDDKLMSVNPQTTANVINVALEFKIRKLVHVSSVAALGRATQGKPIDEKAQWVESKHNSVYAKSKYLSELEVWRATEEGLDAVIVNPTIILGPGNWKEGSAAIFNTVAKGFKFYTEGVNGYVDARDVAAIMVKLMASNVSAQRFVAVGENVSYREVFNQIAEELNAPKPTVHAKPWMGNIVWRIEKVKSILFGGRPMITEGTAKTSHQKNYYTNNKVQKELDFEFRPLRETIKDLSAFYKQDYSS; encoded by the coding sequence TTGGACGAAACTATTTTGGTAACCGGGGCAACCGGGATGTTAGGAGCTCACGTTTTGTATGAGCTAACAAGTGCAGGCAAGGCGGTGAGGGCTGCTTATCGCGATGAAGCTAAGCAGGATTTGGTGGCCAAAATATTTTCCTACTATACGGACTCTCCCCAGAAATTATTGGATAAAGTACATTGGGTACAGGCTGACCTGATGAACATTGCGGATGTTGAAGATGCGATGTCTGGAATATCAGAGGTATATCACTGTGCTGCTTTGGTTTCTTTTGATGATAGGGATGACGACAAGCTGATGAGCGTAAATCCACAAACTACGGCCAATGTGATAAACGTTGCTCTGGAATTTAAGATTCGCAAACTGGTTCACGTAAGTAGTGTTGCAGCTTTGGGAAGAGCTACACAGGGTAAGCCTATAGACGAAAAAGCCCAATGGGTAGAAAGTAAACACAATAGTGTGTATGCAAAAAGCAAGTATCTCTCTGAGCTAGAAGTGTGGCGAGCTACTGAAGAAGGTCTTGATGCGGTGATTGTAAACCCAACTATTATTCTTGGTCCGGGAAATTGGAAGGAGGGAAGCGCGGCTATTTTTAATACGGTGGCCAAAGGTTTTAAGTTTTACACGGAAGGTGTAAACGGCTATGTGGATGCTCGTGATGTAGCGGCAATTATGGTAAAGCTTATGGCTAGTAATGTTTCAGCGCAGCGCTTTGTAGCTGTTGGTGAAAACGTAAGTTACCGTGAAGTTTTCAATCAAATAGCGGAGGAGCTTAATGCTCCCAAACCTACAGTACATGCCAAGCCTTGGATGGGTAATATTGTGTGGAGAATTGAAAAAGTGAAATCTATTCTATTTGGCGGAAGGCCCATGATTACAGAAGGGACGGCCAAAACTTCGCATCAAAAAAACTATTATACCAATAATAAGGTGCAAAAAGAACTTGATTTTGAGTTTCGCCCTTTAAGAGAAACTATTAAAGACCTTTCTGCTTTTTACAAGCAAGATTATTCTTCCTGA